A window of Blastomonas sp. SL216 contains these coding sequences:
- the rpsH gene encoding 30S ribosomal protein S8 encodes MAMTDPLGDMLTRIRNGQQARKDSVMSPASNLRARVLDVLQREGYIRGYTEELLGRHKGLRIELKYFEGQPAIKHVARVSKPGRRVYSGSKELPIVRNGLGITIVSTPRGVLSDAEAREQNVGGEVLAEVF; translated from the coding sequence ATGGCAATGACCGATCCTCTGGGCGATATGCTCACCCGCATCCGCAATGGCCAGCAGGCCAGGAAGGACAGCGTGATGTCTCCGGCGTCGAACCTGCGCGCTCGCGTGCTCGACGTTCTGCAGCGCGAAGGCTATATCCGCGGATATACCGAAGAGCTGCTGGGCCGCCACAAGGGCCTGCGCATCGAGCTGAAGTATTTCGAGGGCCAGCCCGCGATCAAGCATGTCGCGCGCGTGTCCAAGCCTGGCCGCCGCGTCTATTCGGGTTCCAAGGAACTGCCGATCGTGCGCAACGGCCTGGGTATCACCATCGTATCCACCCCCCGTGGTGTTCTGTCCGACGCGGAAGCGCGCGAACAGAATGTCGGCGGCGAGGTGCTGGCGGAGGTATTCTGA
- the rplF gene encoding 50S ribosomal protein L6, translated as MSRIGKKPVAIPAGVTASMADGVITMKGPKGELTMQTVPDIAYELGDGELSVKPANGTRRARAFWGMQRTLVQNLVVGVTEGFTKTLNITGVGYRANVQGSNLKLQLGYSHDVDFAIPDGIDIKTPDQTTIHISGSDRQKVGQVAAEIRRWRKPEPYKGKGIKYAGEFIFRKEGKKK; from the coding sequence ATGAGCCGCATTGGTAAAAAGCCTGTGGCAATTCCCGCAGGCGTCACTGCTTCGATGGCCGATGGCGTCATCACCATGAAGGGCCCCAAGGGCGAGCTGACGATGCAGACCGTTCCCGACATCGCCTATGAACTGGGTGATGGCGAGCTTTCGGTGAAGCCGGCCAACGGCACCCGCCGTGCCCGCGCTTTCTGGGGCATGCAGCGTACGCTGGTTCAGAACCTGGTGGTCGGTGTGACCGAAGGTTTCACCAAGACGCTGAACATCACCGGCGTCGGCTATCGTGCCAACGTCCAGGGTAGCAATCTGAAGCTGCAGCTCGGCTACAGCCATGACGTCGATTTCGCTATCCCCGATGGCATCGATATCAAGACCCCGGACCAGACCACGATCCACATTTCGGGCAGCGATCGCCAGAAGGTCGGTCAGGTTGCCGCCGAAATCCGTCGCTGGCGCAAGCCGGAGCCCTACAAGGGCAAGGGTATCAAATATGCGGGCGAGTTTATCTTCCGCAAGGAAGGGAAGAAGAAGTAA
- the rplR gene encoding 50S ribosomal protein L18, whose product MAKLSLFDRRRQRVRSSLRARAGGRPRLSVHRTGKHIYAQIIDDAAGKTLASASTLTKGSKATGATVADAIAVGKQIAEAGKQAGVTTVVFDRGGFIFHGRVKALADAAREGGLEF is encoded by the coding sequence ATGGCGAAGCTCTCTTTGTTCGATCGTCGCCGCCAGCGCGTCCGCAGCTCGCTGCGGGCCCGGGCCGGTGGACGTCCCCGTCTTTCGGTGCACCGCACCGGCAAGCACATCTATGCGCAGATCATCGACGACGCAGCCGGCAAGACGCTGGCTTCGGCTTCGACGCTCACCAAGGGCAGCAAGGCTACGGGTGCAACCGTTGCCGACGCGATTGCCGTGGGCAAGCAGATTGCAGAAGCCGGCAAGCAGGCTGGCGTGACCACCGTTGTGTTCGACCGTGGCGGTTTCATTTTTCATGGCCGGGTCAAGGCCCTGGCCGATGCCGCTCGCGAAGGCGGTCTGGAGTTTTAA
- the rpsE gene encoding 30S ribosomal protein S5: MADELNNAEGGADGNPQGERQGRGGRGRGRGGNDRGGERGGRGRRDDRNKRDEEQGEELIEKLVHINRVSKTVKGGKRFGFAALVVVGDGQGRAGFGHGKAREVPEAISKATAAAKKKMIRVPLKEGRTLHHDGKGHFGAGKVTLRSAPQGTGIIAGGPMRAVFESLGVADVVTKSNGTSNPYNMIRATFEALGEQTSPKSVAARRGKKVADLLGRGGASAAVAEVEAAAITE, from the coding sequence ATGGCAGATGAACTGAACAACGCAGAAGGCGGTGCCGACGGTAACCCTCAGGGTGAACGTCAGGGCCGTGGTGGTCGCGGTCGTGGCCGTGGCGGCAATGATCGTGGCGGTGAGCGCGGTGGCCGTGGTCGTCGTGACGATCGCAACAAGCGCGATGAAGAGCAGGGCGAAGAGCTGATCGAAAAGCTCGTTCACATCAACCGCGTGTCGAAGACCGTCAAGGGCGGTAAGCGCTTCGGTTTCGCCGCTCTGGTGGTGGTTGGCGACGGTCAGGGCCGTGCCGGCTTCGGTCATGGCAAGGCGCGCGAAGTGCCTGAAGCGATCAGCAAGGCGACCGCTGCTGCCAAGAAGAAGATGATCCGCGTTCCGCTGAAGGAAGGCCGCACGCTGCATCATGACGGCAAGGGCCATTTCGGTGCGGGCAAGGTGACGCTGCGCAGCGCGCCGCAGGGTACCGGCATCATCGCCGGTGGTCCGATGCGCGCCGTGTTCGAAAGCCTGGGCGTGGCCGACGTTGTGACCAAGTCCAACGGCACCTCCAACCCCTATAACATGATCCGCGCGACCTTCGAGGCGCTCGGCGAACAGACCAGCCCCAAGTCGGTGGCAGCACGTCGTGGCAAGAAAGTTGCCGACCTGCTGGGCCGTGGTGGTGCATCGGCTGCTGTCGCCGAGGTCGAAGCCGCCGCGATTACGGAGTAA
- the rpmD gene encoding 50S ribosomal protein L30, which translates to MATIKVKQTGSPIRRPESQRKVLAGLGLGKMNRVLEHTDTPEIRGMIQKVRHMVTIVD; encoded by the coding sequence ATGGCAACCATCAAGGTAAAGCAGACCGGATCGCCGATCCGTCGCCCGGAATCGCAGCGCAAGGTGCTGGCCGGTCTGGGCCTCGGCAAGATGAACCGCGTGTTGGAACACACGGACACGCCCGAAATTCGCGGCATGATCCAGAAGGTCCGTCACATGGTGACCATCGTCGACTGA
- the rplO gene encoding 50S ribosomal protein L15 has protein sequence MKLNEIKDNDGARKGRMRVGRGIGSGKGKTSGRGQKGQTSRSGVSIAGFEGGQMPLHMRIPKRGFNNPFGKDYDIVNLGMIQKFIDAGKLATDATVDQAALRAAGLSRGGKDGVRLLAKGELSAKVTFAVAGASKSAVEAIEKAGGKVEIIAPREPYRKPEREKKA, from the coding sequence ATGAAACTGAATGAGATCAAGGACAATGATGGCGCCCGCAAGGGCCGGATGCGCGTCGGACGCGGCATCGGCTCGGGCAAGGGCAAGACCAGCGGACGCGGTCAGAAGGGCCAGACCAGCCGCTCGGGCGTCTCGATCGCCGGATTTGAAGGCGGCCAGATGCCGCTGCACATGCGCATCCCGAAGCGCGGCTTCAACAATCCGTTCGGCAAGGATTACGACATCGTCAACCTGGGCATGATCCAGAAGTTCATCGATGCCGGCAAGCTCGCCACCGATGCGACTGTCGATCAGGCCGCTCTGCGTGCAGCCGGTCTGTCGCGTGGTGGCAAGGATGGCGTGCGTCTGCTCGCCAAGGGTGAACTCTCGGCCAAGGTGACCTTTGCGGTTGCCGGTGCCTCCAAGTCGGCGGTGGAAGCCATCGAAAAGGCTGGCGGCAAGGTTGAAATCATCGCTCCGCGCGAGCCCTACCGCAAGCCGGAACGCGAAAAGAAAGCCTGA